Proteins from a genomic interval of Xanthomonas sp. AM6:
- the prfA gene encoding peptide chain release factor 1 codes for MTPTLRRKLEALAERREELERLLSDPDVVGDNARFRDYSREFAQLEPVAAALADEAAAKADLAAAEAMRGDPELRELAEEEIAAAQARLLALDEQLALLLVPRDPRDDGNLFLEVRAGTGGDEAALFAGDLFRMYARYAERQGWKVEVESDSPGEHGGYKEIVARIVGRGAYSKLKFESGTHRVQRVPATESQGRIHTSAATVAIIPEADDVEEIALNPADLKVDTFRSSGAGGQHVNKTESAIRITHVPTGVVVECQTERSQHANRDKAMKRLKAQLLDAERSKQAAAEAQDRKLQVGSGDRSQRIRTYSFPQGRITDHRVEGLTLYDLPNVIEGDLDALIERLSHEHQVDELARLSDSP; via the coding sequence ATGACACCGACCCTGCGCCGTAAGCTGGAGGCGCTGGCCGAGCGTCGCGAAGAACTCGAACGCCTGCTGTCCGATCCCGACGTGGTCGGCGACAACGCGCGCTTCCGCGACTACTCGCGCGAATTCGCGCAGCTGGAGCCGGTCGCCGCCGCGCTGGCCGACGAGGCCGCGGCCAAGGCCGACCTGGCCGCCGCCGAGGCGATGCGCGGCGATCCGGAACTGCGCGAACTGGCCGAGGAGGAGATCGCCGCCGCACAGGCGCGCCTGCTCGCGCTCGACGAACAGCTGGCGCTGCTGCTGGTGCCGCGCGATCCGCGCGACGACGGCAACCTGTTCCTGGAAGTGCGCGCCGGCACCGGCGGCGACGAGGCGGCGCTGTTCGCCGGCGACCTGTTCCGCATGTACGCGCGCTACGCCGAGCGCCAGGGCTGGAAGGTGGAAGTGGAATCGGACAGCCCCGGCGAGCACGGCGGCTACAAGGAGATCGTGGCGCGCATCGTCGGCCGCGGCGCGTATTCCAAGCTCAAGTTCGAATCCGGCACGCACCGCGTGCAGCGGGTGCCGGCGACCGAGTCGCAGGGCCGCATCCACACCTCGGCGGCGACGGTGGCGATCATCCCCGAGGCCGACGACGTGGAGGAGATCGCGCTCAACCCCGCCGACCTGAAGGTGGACACGTTCCGTTCCTCCGGCGCCGGCGGCCAGCACGTCAACAAGACCGAATCGGCGATCCGCATCACCCACGTGCCGACCGGAGTGGTGGTCGAATGCCAGACCGAGCGCAGCCAGCACGCCAACCGCGACAAGGCGATGAAGCGGCTGAAGGCGCAGCTGCTCGACGCCGAGCGCAGCAAGCAGGCCGCGGCCGAGGCGCAGGACCGCAAGCTGCAGGTCGGCAGCGGCGACCGCAGCCAGCGCATCCGCACCTACAGCTTCCCGCAGGGCCGCATCACCGACCACCGGGTCGAAGGCCTGACCCTGTACGACCTGCCCAACGTGATCGAGGGCGACCTCGACGCGCTGATCGAGCGCCTGAGCCACGAGCACCAGGTCGACGAACTGGCCCGGCTGAGCGACAGCCCGTGA
- a CDS encoding tetratricopeptide repeat protein: MSGAAADELRRLQDAVRRDPQDFIAWVMLADAELGAGAVAAGEQAAARALQLRPAHPEALARLGRVRWTQGRHAEAAAALRQALQGAPQHPGIALWLGHALEDNGEAEAAAHAYAHAHALLPQEPSIAAHLLNWRRKLCDWRELDALSQQVRAAVRQGHPAIEPFAFLNEDASAAEQLHCARNRALALARTLAPLPATALRRHGPLRVGFLSNGFGAHPTGLLTVALFERLRAHADLQVQLFALNRDDGSAIRTRLQAAAHAWHDVAGQPHRAIAQRIREAGIDLLFDLRGWGGGGAPEVLALRPAPLQFNWLAYPGTSGAPWIDYAVGDAFALPDVVAAHYSERVLRLPRAFQPSDDSRRVEAPPSRRECGLPEHGTVFCCFNNSYKLTPHSVTRMLAVLRQVPDSVLWLLSGPGQADARLREAAHRAEVDPARLRFMPKLAHADYLARYRHADLFLDTHPYNAHTTASDALWAGCPLLTCPGATFAARVAGSLNHHLGMDAMNVADDAAFVAKAVQLGRDPAALRALRDTLQQRRAGAGLFDMQGFAADFADLLRETARRHGWSGPQ; encoded by the coding sequence GTGAGCGGCGCCGCGGCGGACGAACTGCGCCGGCTGCAGGACGCGGTGCGCCGAGATCCGCAGGACTTCATCGCCTGGGTGATGCTGGCCGACGCCGAGCTCGGCGCCGGCGCGGTCGCCGCCGGCGAGCAGGCCGCCGCGCGCGCGCTGCAGTTGCGCCCGGCGCATCCGGAGGCGCTGGCGCGGCTGGGCCGGGTGCGCTGGACCCAGGGCCGCCACGCCGAGGCCGCCGCCGCGTTGCGCCAGGCGCTGCAGGGCGCGCCGCAGCATCCGGGCATCGCCCTGTGGCTGGGCCACGCGCTGGAGGACAACGGCGAGGCCGAAGCCGCCGCGCATGCCTATGCGCACGCGCATGCGCTGCTGCCGCAGGAGCCGTCGATCGCCGCGCACCTGTTGAACTGGCGGCGCAAGCTGTGCGACTGGCGCGAACTGGACGCCTTGTCGCAGCAGGTCCGCGCCGCCGTGCGCCAGGGCCATCCGGCGATCGAACCGTTCGCGTTCCTCAACGAGGACGCGAGCGCCGCCGAACAGTTGCACTGCGCGCGCAACCGCGCCCTGGCCTTGGCGCGGACGCTGGCGCCGCTGCCGGCGACGGCGCTGCGCCGCCATGGCCCGCTGCGGGTCGGCTTCCTGTCCAACGGCTTCGGCGCGCATCCCACCGGGCTGCTGACCGTGGCCCTGTTCGAGCGGCTGCGCGCGCACGCCGATCTGCAGGTGCAGCTGTTCGCCTTGAACCGCGACGACGGCAGCGCGATCCGCACGCGCCTGCAGGCCGCGGCGCACGCCTGGCACGACGTGGCCGGACAGCCGCACCGGGCGATCGCGCAGCGCATCCGCGAGGCCGGCATCGACCTGCTGTTCGACCTGCGCGGCTGGGGCGGCGGCGGCGCGCCGGAAGTGCTGGCGCTGCGTCCGGCGCCGCTGCAGTTCAACTGGCTGGCCTATCCGGGCACCTCCGGCGCGCCGTGGATCGACTACGCGGTCGGCGATGCGTTCGCGCTGCCCGACGTGGTGGCCGCGCACTACAGCGAGCGGGTGCTGCGCCTGCCGCGCGCGTTCCAGCCGTCGGACGACAGCCGCCGCGTTGAGGCGCCGCCATCGCGCCGTGAGTGCGGCCTGCCCGAGCACGGCACCGTGTTCTGCTGCTTCAACAACAGCTACAAGCTGACCCCGCACAGCGTGACGCGGATGCTGGCGGTGCTGCGCCAGGTGCCGGACAGCGTGCTGTGGCTGCTGTCGGGCCCCGGTCAGGCCGACGCGCGGCTGCGCGAGGCCGCGCATCGCGCCGAGGTGGATCCGGCGCGACTGCGCTTCATGCCCAAGCTCGCGCACGCCGACTACCTGGCCCGCTACCGGCATGCCGACCTGTTCCTGGACACGCATCCGTACAACGCGCACACCACCGCCTCCGATGCGCTGTGGGCCGGCTGCCCGTTGCTGACCTGCCCCGGCGCCACCTTCGCCGCGCGCGTGGCCGGCAGCCTCAACCACCACCTGGGCATGGACGCGATGAACGTGGCCGACGACGCCGCGTTCGTGGCCAAGGCGGTGCAGCTGGGCCGCGACCCGGCCGCCTTGCGCGCATTGCGCGACACCCTGCAGCAGCGCCGTGCTGGTGCAGGGCTGTTCGACATGCAGGGCTTCGCCGCGGACTTCGCCGACCTGTTGCGCGAGACGGCGCGCCGGCATGGCTGGAGCGGACCGCAGTAG
- a CDS encoding antibiotic biosynthesis monooxygenase, producing the protein MPSRPSPDLISSHAHRVLIVHAPAPICAALLAHPREIDGGNLHALAWLEALGAAPDLLYAQCGSGDATPFGRRLQPPAPAPRLTLHRYRRIRSGVSDPQRPPGCVVVTRLPTRDAAQAQHHADAAFAALQDGAHALRGLIASHLHLSEDGRGLLEYAEWSSADAQRRALRREPERLPLAALPAARVTRYRPRALVRPGDLAQPVP; encoded by the coding sequence ATGCCCTCACGCCCGTCGCCCGACCTCATCTCCTCGCATGCGCACCGCGTGCTGATCGTCCATGCTCCGGCCCCGATCTGCGCTGCGTTGCTCGCGCATCCGCGCGAGATCGACGGCGGCAACCTGCATGCCCTGGCCTGGCTGGAAGCGCTGGGCGCGGCGCCGGACCTGCTGTACGCGCAATGCGGCAGCGGCGACGCCACGCCGTTCGGCCGCCGCCTGCAGCCGCCCGCGCCGGCGCCGCGGCTGACCCTGCACCGCTACCGCCGCATCCGCAGCGGCGTGTCCGATCCGCAGCGCCCGCCCGGCTGCGTCGTGGTGACCAGGCTGCCGACCCGCGACGCGGCGCAGGCGCAGCACCACGCCGACGCCGCGTTCGCCGCGTTGCAGGACGGCGCGCATGCGCTGCGCGGCCTGATCGCCTCGCACCTGCACCTGTCCGAGGACGGCCGCGGCCTGCTCGAATACGCCGAATGGAGCAGCGCGGACGCACAGCGCCGCGCGCTGCGGCGCGAACCCGAGCGCCTGCCGCTGGCTGCCCTTCCCGCCGCGCGCGTGACCCGCTACCGGCCGCGCGCGCTGGTCCGGCCCGGCGACCTGGCGCAGCCTGTGCCCTGA
- the moaB gene encoding molybdenum cofactor biosynthesis protein B: protein MSAKADFIALNLCVLTVSDTRSLAEDSSGDYLVSVLGEAGHRLYARELLPDDRYRMRAVVSAWIADPQVDGILVTGGTGFTGRDSTPEALLPLLDKQMPGFGELFRAISFEEIGTSSLQSRAFAGLANATFVFCLPGSTSACRTAWERIVAAQLDARTKPCNLATLRPRLKE from the coding sequence ATGAGCGCCAAAGCCGATTTCATTGCGTTGAACCTGTGCGTGCTGACCGTCTCGGACACGCGCAGCCTGGCCGAGGACAGCTCGGGCGACTACCTGGTGTCGGTGCTCGGCGAGGCCGGCCACCGCCTGTACGCGCGCGAGCTGCTGCCCGACGACCGCTACCGGATGCGCGCGGTGGTGTCGGCGTGGATCGCCGACCCGCAGGTGGACGGCATCCTGGTCACCGGCGGCACCGGCTTCACCGGCCGCGATTCCACCCCCGAGGCGCTGCTGCCGCTGCTGGACAAGCAGATGCCCGGCTTCGGCGAACTGTTCCGCGCGATCAGCTTCGAGGAGATCGGCACCTCCTCGCTGCAGTCGCGCGCCTTCGCCGGCCTGGCCAACGCCACCTTCGTGTTCTGCCTGCCCGGCTCGACCTCGGCCTGCCGCACCGCCTGGGAAAGGATCGTCGCCGCGCAGCTCGACGCGCGCACCAAGCCGTGCAACCTGGCCACGCTGCGCCCCCGCCTGAAGGAATGA
- a CDS encoding helix-turn-helix domain-containing protein has product MPLDTTLRLLAKASGMTAADIAAAIPRAGAATVKAWMAGEKMPGRDQLNALARAFGVPAGALLGELASQLDPARTRGEHDLLQAYRALDSRQQGALLEVARSMAGTRTRRSK; this is encoded by the coding sequence ATGCCCCTGGACACCACCCTGCGCCTGCTGGCCAAGGCCAGCGGCATGACCGCGGCGGACATCGCCGCCGCGATCCCGCGCGCCGGCGCGGCCACGGTCAAGGCCTGGATGGCCGGCGAGAAGATGCCCGGCCGCGACCAGCTCAACGCATTGGCGCGCGCCTTCGGCGTCCCCGCCGGCGCCCTGCTCGGCGAACTGGCCAGCCAGCTCGACCCGGCCCGCACCCGCGGCGAACACGACCTGTTGCAGGCCTACCGCGCCCTCGACAGCCGCCAACAGGGCGCGCTGCTGGAAGTGGCACGGAGCATGGCCGGCACCCGTACCAGGCGCAGCAAGTGA
- the ppk2 gene encoding polyphosphate kinase 2, translated as MSKLKRKHYQALMQPLQLELAALAQALQHSGERVLVLFEGRDTAGKGGAIQAIAQHLNPRQCRVVALPKPTDRESTQWYFQRHVGHLPAAGEIVLMDRSWYNRAGVERVMGYCTDAQYHAFLRQAPLFERLLVDDGIRLFKYWLCVDQDQQEKRFAERLHDPLKGWKLSPVDLQSRAQYAHYTRAREAMLEATHSEHAPWTLVDFNDQKRGRLTLIRHLLDQLPDAPLQEPDLELPPLAHKPRKEKFGVLRPLAPYPG; from the coding sequence GTGAGCAAACTCAAACGCAAGCACTACCAGGCGCTGATGCAGCCGCTGCAACTGGAGCTGGCGGCGCTGGCGCAGGCGCTGCAGCACAGCGGCGAGCGCGTGCTGGTGCTGTTCGAAGGCCGCGACACCGCCGGCAAGGGCGGCGCGATCCAGGCCATCGCCCAGCACCTGAATCCGCGCCAGTGCCGGGTGGTGGCGCTGCCCAAGCCGACCGACCGCGAAAGCACGCAGTGGTATTTCCAGCGCCATGTCGGGCACCTGCCGGCCGCCGGCGAGATCGTGCTGATGGACCGCAGCTGGTACAACCGCGCCGGCGTGGAGCGGGTCATGGGCTACTGCACCGACGCGCAGTACCACGCCTTCCTGCGCCAGGCGCCGCTGTTCGAGCGGCTGCTGGTGGACGACGGCATCCGCCTGTTCAAGTACTGGCTGTGCGTGGACCAGGACCAGCAGGAGAAGCGCTTCGCCGAACGCCTGCACGACCCGCTGAAGGGCTGGAAGCTGTCGCCGGTGGACCTGCAGTCGCGCGCCCAGTACGCCCACTACACCCGCGCCCGCGAAGCGATGCTGGAAGCCACCCACAGCGAGCACGCGCCGTGGACGCTGGTCGACTTCAACGACCAGAAGCGCGGCCGCCTGACCCTGATCCGGCACCTGCTGGACCAGCTGCCCGACGCGCCGCTGCAGGAGCCGGACCTGGAACTGCCGCCGCTGGCGCACAAGCCGCGCAAGGAGAAGTTCGGCGTGTTGCGGCCGTTGGCTCCGTATCCTGGGTGA
- a CDS encoding acylphosphatase, translating into MAAARFLVAGRVQGVYFRASTRERAIALGLDGHARNLADGRVEVIAAGADAALEALAQWLQHGPPAARVDQVLREPWPAPVAAGFAIG; encoded by the coding sequence ATGGCGGCGGCGCGTTTCCTGGTGGCCGGCCGGGTGCAGGGCGTGTATTTCCGCGCCTCCACCCGCGAGCGCGCAATCGCGCTGGGACTGGATGGGCACGCGCGGAACCTGGCCGATGGCCGCGTGGAGGTAATCGCCGCCGGCGCGGACGCGGCGCTGGAGGCACTGGCCCAATGGCTGCAGCACGGCCCGCCGGCGGCGCGGGTCGACCAGGTGCTGCGCGAACCCTGGCCGGCGCCGGTGGCGGCGGGCTTCGCCATCGGCTGA
- a CDS encoding TlpA disulfide reductase family protein, translating to MTPRILFPLFAAAALLAGCDRHPAPADGAAPAASAPAAPAPPAAPPAAAAPAAGAGPQVVQETRAQPTLKMKAVDGSDYDLAAHRGKWVVVNFWATWCAPCLKEMPELSALHVMRDNIEVVGLAYEDIEPAEMQAFLKEHPVAYPVVIVDTYAPPADFATPRGLPMTYLIAPDGKLAKQFLGPVNAHDIEAAIAAAGGPAPGQAKAAG from the coding sequence ATGACCCCGCGCATCCTGTTCCCGTTGTTCGCCGCCGCCGCGTTGCTGGCCGGCTGCGACCGGCATCCGGCGCCCGCCGATGGCGCCGCGCCGGCCGCCTCCGCCCCCGCCGCCCCGGCACCGCCGGCCGCGCCACCGGCAGCGGCGGCGCCCGCCGCCGGCGCCGGACCACAGGTGGTGCAGGAAACCCGCGCGCAGCCGACGCTGAAGATGAAGGCGGTGGACGGCAGCGACTACGACCTGGCCGCGCACCGCGGCAAATGGGTGGTGGTGAACTTCTGGGCCACCTGGTGCGCGCCGTGCCTGAAGGAGATGCCGGAGCTGTCGGCGCTGCACGTGATGCGCGACAACATCGAAGTGGTGGGCCTGGCCTACGAGGACATCGAGCCGGCGGAGATGCAGGCGTTCCTGAAGGAGCACCCGGTGGCCTATCCGGTGGTCATCGTCGACACCTACGCGCCGCCGGCCGACTTCGCCACCCCGCGCGGGTTGCCGATGACCTATCTGATCGCCCCGGACGGCAAGCTGGCCAAGCAGTTCCTGGGCCCGGTCAACGCGCACGACATCGAGGCGGCGATCGCCGCGGCCGGCGGCCCGGCGCCGGGCCAGGCCAAAGCCGCAGGCTGA
- a CDS encoding YihY family inner membrane protein, translating to MQPLDTVNLWTERVRDRARMRSFASFLWHRFLDDRLFQAAASLAYTTIFALVPLAMVVFGVLSAFPVFDEWSDQLSDYIFSNFVPAAARSVEAYLRQFSASAGQLTSAGTIALMVSLLITLNSVEQTFNRIWRVVSARPRLTRFLVYWTVLTLGALLAAASLAASARFFALPLFRTSEGRLLAQMALGLAPVLIEFACITLVYRVVPHHTVRLRHAVPGALLAVALLELVKWGLSLYLGSFQSYQRIYGTVAFVPIFLLWTYLSWIAILLGASLASSIAAFRYQPASMRLPSGYEIYALLRLLGRFAQARKDGHGLQEDQILQLEPMLTDSLVQELLCELERIRLLSRVEHGEWLLARDLSDVPLTELYENCQLRIPIAEAYLPCRDDALGQAAWRALDELRMPLRDVLKRRVGDLYTDIGDLA from the coding sequence ATGCAGCCTTTGGACACGGTCAATCTCTGGACGGAGCGGGTACGCGACCGCGCGCGGATGCGCAGCTTCGCCAGTTTCCTGTGGCACCGCTTCCTCGACGACCGCCTGTTCCAGGCCGCGGCCTCGCTGGCCTACACCACGATCTTCGCGCTGGTGCCGCTGGCGATGGTGGTGTTCGGCGTGCTGTCGGCGTTCCCGGTGTTCGACGAGTGGAGCGACCAGCTCAGCGACTACATCTTCTCCAACTTCGTGCCGGCCGCGGCGCGTTCGGTGGAAGCCTACCTGCGCCAGTTCTCGGCCAGCGCCGGGCAGCTGACCAGCGCCGGCACCATCGCGCTGATGGTGTCGCTGCTGATCACCTTGAACAGCGTCGAGCAGACCTTCAACCGGATCTGGCGGGTGGTCTCGGCGCGGCCGCGGCTGACCCGCTTCCTGGTGTACTGGACGGTGCTGACCCTGGGCGCGCTGCTGGCCGCCGCGTCGCTGGCGGCGTCGGCGCGGTTCTTCGCGCTGCCGCTGTTCCGCACCAGCGAAGGCCGGCTGCTGGCGCAGATGGCGCTGGGCCTGGCGCCGGTGCTGATCGAGTTCGCCTGCATCACTCTGGTGTACCGGGTGGTGCCGCACCACACGGTCAGGCTGCGCCACGCGGTGCCGGGGGCGCTGCTGGCGGTGGCGCTGCTGGAGCTGGTGAAGTGGGGCTTGAGCCTTTACCTGGGCAGCTTCCAGTCCTACCAGCGCATCTACGGCACGGTCGCGTTCGTGCCGATCTTCCTGCTGTGGACCTACCTGAGCTGGATCGCGATCCTGCTTGGCGCCTCGCTGGCGTCCTCGATCGCCGCGTTCCGCTACCAGCCGGCGTCGATGCGGCTGCCGTCCGGCTACGAGATCTACGCCCTGCTGCGCCTGCTCGGGCGCTTCGCGCAGGCGCGCAAGGACGGCCACGGCCTGCAGGAAGACCAGATCCTGCAACTGGAGCCGATGCTGACCGATTCGCTGGTGCAGGAACTGCTGTGCGAGCTGGAGCGCATCCGCCTGCTGAGCCGGGTCGAGCACGGCGAATGGCTGCTGGCGCGCGACCTGTCCGACGTGCCGCTGACCGAACTCTACGAAAACTGCCAGCTGCGCATCCCCATCGCCGAAGCCTACCTGCCATGCCGCGACGACGCGCTGGGCCAGGCGGCATGGCGCGCGCTGGACGAACTGCGCATGCCGCTGCGCGACGTGCTGAAACGGCGCGTCGGCGACCTTTACACCGATATCGGAGACCTCGCATGA
- the wrbA gene encoding NAD(P)H:quinone oxidoreductase codes for MAEILVLYYSRGGSVARLARQIARGVGEVPGMAARLRTVPPVAAVTQASAPPVPDSGAPYVDASDLRDCVGLALGSPTRFGNMAAPVKHFIDGLGAEWASATLAGKPAAVFTSTASLHGGQEATLLSMHLPLLHHGCVIVGIPYTEPLLSSTRSGGTPYGASHVAGADDDPQPSEEEAQLARALGRRLAGIAQRLAAP; via the coding sequence ATGGCCGAGATCCTGGTCCTGTACTACAGCCGCGGCGGTTCGGTGGCGCGCCTGGCGCGGCAGATCGCGCGCGGCGTCGGCGAGGTGCCCGGCATGGCCGCGCGCCTGCGCACCGTGCCGCCGGTGGCCGCGGTCACCCAGGCCAGCGCGCCGCCGGTGCCCGACAGCGGCGCGCCGTACGTGGACGCCAGCGACCTGCGCGACTGCGTCGGCCTGGCGCTGGGCAGCCCGACCCGCTTCGGCAACATGGCCGCGCCGGTCAAGCACTTCATCGACGGCCTCGGCGCCGAATGGGCCAGCGCCACCCTGGCCGGCAAGCCGGCGGCGGTGTTCACCTCCACCGCGTCGCTGCACGGCGGCCAGGAAGCGACCCTGTTGTCGATGCACCTGCCGCTGCTGCACCACGGCTGCGTGATCGTCGGCATTCCCTATACCGAGCCGCTGCTCAGCAGCACCCGCAGCGGCGGCACGCCGTACGGCGCCAGCCACGTCGCCGGTGCCGACGACGACCCGCAGCCCAGCGAGGAAGAAGCGCAGCTGGCGCGCGCGCTGGGGCGGCGCCTGGCCGGCATCGCGCAACGCCTGGCGGCGCCGTGA
- a CDS encoding DUF2069 domain-containing protein, with product MSAARLRHALGATLLVLALLYAAWFHADRHRLAALLVFALPPLLLAVGVLRGSAVARFWAGVFGLFWFSHGVMAAWSHPPQRAYAWAELLLALLAIGLSSAPGIRARFARKRGAAPGRGDTP from the coding sequence GTGAGCGCGGCACGCCTGCGTCATGCGCTGGGCGCCACGCTGCTGGTCCTGGCGCTGTTGTACGCGGCCTGGTTCCACGCCGACCGCCATCGCCTCGCCGCGCTGCTGGTGTTCGCGCTGCCGCCGCTGCTGCTGGCGGTCGGCGTATTGCGCGGCTCGGCGGTGGCGCGCTTCTGGGCCGGGGTGTTCGGGCTGTTCTGGTTCAGCCACGGGGTGATGGCCGCCTGGAGCCATCCGCCGCAGCGCGCCTACGCCTGGGCCGAACTGCTGCTGGCGTTGCTGGCGATCGGCCTGTCCAGCGCGCCCGGGATTCGCGCGCGCTTCGCGCGCAAGCGCGGTGCGGCTCCCGGGCGCGGCGACACCCCTTGA
- a CDS encoding asparaginase domain-containing protein — MEELLIVTTGGTIDKIYFDDKSDYQIGDPQIGQILKELGVTFRFSVIPIIRKDSLHITDADRELIRATVAAQSARHVLITHGTDSMVQTGKVLQTIADKTIVMTGALNPARFRGSDAEFNIGCAVGAVQSLPAGVYIAMNGQIWDPQKVRKNVAANRFEPA; from the coding sequence ATGGAAGAACTCCTGATCGTCACCACCGGCGGCACGATCGACAAGATCTACTTCGACGACAAGTCCGACTACCAGATCGGCGATCCGCAGATCGGCCAGATCCTCAAGGAACTGGGCGTGACCTTCCGCTTCAGCGTGATCCCGATCATCCGCAAGGATTCGCTGCACATCACCGACGCCGACCGCGAACTGATCCGCGCCACCGTCGCCGCGCAGTCCGCGCGCCACGTGCTGATCACCCACGGCACCGACTCGATGGTGCAGACCGGCAAGGTGCTGCAGACCATCGCCGACAAGACCATCGTGATGACCGGCGCGCTGAACCCGGCGCGCTTCCGCGGCTCGGACGCGGAATTCAACATCGGCTGCGCGGTCGGCGCGGTGCAGTCGCTGCCGGCCGGGGTCTACATCGCCATGAACGGGCAGATCTGGGACCCGCAGAAGGTGCGCAAGAACGTGGCCGCGAACCGCTTCGAACCCGCCTGA
- the ybaK gene encoding Cys-tRNA(Pro) deacylase, with the protein MSKATRATRALDAAGVAYRLHPYDYEAEAGAKGLQAAQALGLPPARVLKSLMAWVDSRAVCVVVPSDRRVQLKKLAAAGAGKSARMMEVAEAERRTGYKVGGISPLGQQRPAPVLIEQSALTPGSLWFNAGQRGLLLEIDAGQMLDVLQARACDLCE; encoded by the coding sequence ATGTCCAAGGCCACCCGCGCGACCCGGGCACTGGATGCGGCCGGCGTCGCCTACCGGCTGCATCCCTACGACTACGAAGCCGAGGCCGGCGCCAAGGGCCTGCAGGCGGCGCAAGCGCTCGGGCTGCCGCCGGCGCGGGTGCTCAAGAGCCTGATGGCATGGGTCGACAGCCGCGCGGTATGCGTCGTGGTGCCCTCCGATCGCCGCGTGCAGCTGAAGAAGCTCGCCGCCGCCGGCGCCGGCAAGTCGGCACGGATGATGGAAGTGGCCGAGGCCGAGCGCCGCACCGGCTACAAGGTCGGCGGCATCAGCCCGCTGGGCCAGCAGCGGCCGGCGCCGGTGCTGATCGAGCAATCGGCGCTGACGCCGGGCAGCCTCTGGTTCAATGCCGGGCAGCGCGGCCTGCTGCTGGAAATCGACGCCGGCCAGATGCTGGATGTGCTGCAGGCGCGCGCCTGCGACCTGTGCGAGTGA